DNA from Fusarium musae strain F31 chromosome 7, whole genome shotgun sequence:
CCAGACCAACGGCGTTCTTGCCGAGGTCATAGACAGAGTAGTATCGTCGGAGGAAAGCATCACCGAGAATAACAAGAGGTCCTACAGGCTCAGGGAAGTCCATACCCTGGAAGGTAGAGATACAGCTGCCCTGAACCTCGAGGATGTAGTCAGTGGCGGGGAGGCTGTAGTTGGATCCAGCAAGGTTGAAAGTGATATCGGGAAGAGAAGCGCGCTTGTCACACTCAATAGTGTACTGGCCGTTGTAGCCCTTCTTAGCGCCAATCTCCTTGTTCAGAAGCTCAGCGAGAGCGCTGGGGAGGACGTTCAGGGAGGTGCCGGTGTCGAGGATGGCACCAGTGTTCTCCTGCTCAGCAACCTCATCACCGAAAGCAATggcttcaaggtcaacctCCCAGTAAGCCTTGCGGCGGAGGGGAATGTACTCGATGTCTCCAGTGAACTTGGACTTGTCGATACCACCAAAGGTAGCCTCGCTCTCGCCATCCTGGTTATCGAGGTAGAAAGCAAAGATGGGCTCatccagaagcttctggtTGACCATCTGGTAGAAGGGAGGGACCATGCCGTTCACGGCAATGCGGTCGTAGCCGAGACCAAGGATACCGTCGAAGCGACCAAAGGCGAAAGCCAGACCGGGCTCCTTGGTGGCCTCAGCAAAGTCCTGGTCCTTGATCTCGAGGTCGCCGATGGAGACAACATCATTGGAGACGAAACCAGACAAGCTGCCAGATCCGTAGTGGATCTCGAACTCGGTGCCATTTTCCTTGTAAGTCGAGGAAGCGGACGAGTCGTACTTAGAGTGGAGGTAGCAGGCGATGCTGCCACACTGCTGGGAAGGAACCCAGAGGTTGGAGCTACCAGTGTCGAGGACGACCTTGAAGCTCTGGGGAGGAGTACCGATGGTGATCTCAGAGAAGTCTGGGGCGGTCAGTTATGGCTAAGATTGGCGACTTGAATAGCACTTACACTGGGCGTTCATAAAGTTGGAGACGGGGACGGGGTGGCCACCCTCGACGTTGACGGTGTTGGTAGCGAAGGCGTAATCGGCAGCATTCTTGGGGCGGGAGGCACCGAGGTACTTCTGGCCGAGGCTCTGGAGGTGGTCCTCAACCGAGTTGGTAGCCTGAGAATGGTGTTAGAAGCTTTAATGGAACGCGCAATCATCATGGAGATCAAACATACAAGCTGGTCGGCAAGAGGAACcttgttgagcttcatcttgtGAACACCGGCCTGGGCAGAGCCCAGAAGCGCGGCAGCAGTAAGAAGAGCGCCCTTCATGATGGACAATCGGGTCGATAATGCGACCAAGTAAATGAAATGATGGAAGAGCTCGACAAGAATGTTACGAGCTGCGATGGGAacgaagatggagatgtagATGGTGAGTTAAGATGCAAGATGCAAGATGCAAGatggagttggaggagatAAGATGGTTGGTTAATAACGACGGGCAAGGTAAGAAGGCAAGCGAGGCGGAGGAAAGCAAGCACCGTCCgagctgtgctgtgctgtgcttgcGGCCTGTTTCGGCGGTTAGTGGTGGGTGTGGCCTGGGCCTCGCACCTCGCACCTGCCTGGATTCGTAAGTTACGCCTCCGGACTTTGGTCTTTTGGTGAAGAACTCCCCTGTTCATGACCTTGTGACTTGGTCTTGCTTGTCTGGTAATGACGCACCATTTGTATCCACTTTCCCTGCTCAGCAACCAGCTCCAAACCTTTCCGCCTTAGGCATCATGCTTGTCTCATCTTATCAGCGCCAAGTTCAAGCGTATCAGGAACAAACAACAAAACATGCTGTTACTCTTTACCGGGGTCTGGAACACTTGCTCTTATGCTGTTGTCGTGGAAGATTCGTCAGAGGCCGATGATCTATGATGAGCGTGACCTGCACGTAGTATTCGTATGATGCCCCTGGCCTGCTCACGCGTTTGCGGTGAGATATTTCTGTTAGTGTTCCTGATAGCTTAACTTACAGAGTAGTACCATTGAAGCTAGCACTACCTTAGCATTAGCACTCTAACTCCGGGGTTAGACACTGCTCTAACTTAGCTCGGATCCTCTATCATGCCTTCTTCCTGATCGTCAGACGGATGCATCCTCACCATCTCGGCAATCACGATAACGAGATGTAAGCGGAATTGCACCAATATGTAACCAGAAGCTGTCTCTCCTccattaaatataaataatgtCCCTGTGATAAATGCCCTTGCCCCTAACCTGTAttacatatatatatagctacaACCACCCGGTTGAGCCTTGGCCCATCATAAAAGTCGTCATCATAACTTCGTTACTAACATCAACCAATAATACTCAAGATCCGCgcatctccttcttggagCGCTCCATCGCTTCAGCAAACACTTGCCGCACATCATCCAACTCGGCATAATGCTTGATCAGTTCCTCCAATCTCTCCAACCTCGAGCCCGTCATATCATCTGACAACTTGCACCATCCAGAATGAAGTGCAACAAAAAGGAATGCTAAGCTCCCACGGCAGACTTGATCATCTCGGATCCAAGAACGGAGTGCGCCTCTTGTGAGGTTGACACTGCAGCCACGGTCTCTTAGTAAGAGTATAAGCAAGCCCTTGAAGCCAATCTGTCCAGCCTTCAAGAATGATTCAATAGCATCTTGTCCGACGGTCAGAGAACCCTTGAGATATCTCAACATCACAGGCAGCACTCTATCGCCATGTCGCGTGTTGGACGTCGTGTTGATGAGCATGTCCTGTGTAATCTTGAACTCATCCTCTGCTTTCTCCGCTAACACAGCAAACTGCCTTGCTGAGCAAACGCTCGCTGCAGCATCCAAGAGTGGCTGTGTGATCCGTACGCTCTCATCTTTGTGCTCGAAGAGAACTTGCAAGCCAGGAAATCCAAGCTCACATAATGTCTCAATGACAATCTCCTCGTCGATGTCAACGTCGGCAGCACGGTTGGCAAGAAGCATCTCCAGAACTTCGGGGACCCAGTCGTCAGTGTCTTTCTGTGGTGAAGCTATCGCTGCTAGGACGACTTGTTTCGTGAATCGGACTTGGGATGCTGGCATTTCGAGAAAGATGGCCATAAAGTCAGGTCGGCATCGGGTGTTGGCAAGAGCTAATGTCATGAGCTTCTCGTCGACAAAGCCCTCATGTGCCCGGTGCTTCAGAAGAACTCTAAGCATGGCTGGACCCTGACGGTTCTCGatggccttctcagcaacggTCGGTGTGATTTCGATCCGTGTTCCATGCTGTGTGAGCAGGTAATCCATGGTCTTGGGGTGGCATATGCTCGCGATACTCTCCATCATCCACTCGTCCAATTCGATGTCATCCCCGTGGAGTTCAAATAGTAACCTGAGTATTTGGAGTCCATGCCGTTCGTTCCTTATCGCTCCGATCATGGCTGCGTCGCTCCATCTGAAATCGGGATGATCAAAAATAATATCCATCATCTCGACACTTGCACATTCTGCCGCTGAGCAAGAAAGATCTTGATCGCGTGAGATTTCATCTTGTCGGAGTGTCATGATCTTTTCCAGCATCCCAGGGGTTCCccatcttgctgctgctcgaaTGGTATAAGTTGTTAAAGGTTCGCCCTTTTTGAGAAGAAACGCCAGCATCTCGACTCTTCCGGTGAGTATCGCACCAACAAATGGCGACTTGAGTCTCGCATGGTGCTTTTCTCTATCTTCGTCGGTGTTACCAAAGCCCAAGTGCTCAAAGTTGTCGCGTTTGTGGTTTATGGGTGCGTTAGGGACGTGCAGTTCCGAGCCATTGGGTAATCctttgaggaacttgatCGCGTCCTCGGCACAACGAAGCTTGCAGATGCTCTCGCTGGCCAATCGCACCCAGTGGAAGTTGTACTCCGACTTTGCTTGGAATACTCGCTTGACCTGGGTGGTACTTGTCCCTGACCATCCTCGCTTGATGGCGATGTGTCGCACGCGCTGGTTGATGaagatctcaacatcatgctTCGACTGAGAGAATGAGTCCAAATCTCGGTGGACAAACTCGCCCAGGTACTCGTAAATCTTTGAGCTTGGTCTACTTAGaatgagaaggttgagattGACAGCTGGTTTTGGGCCATGGAACGTCTGCTCCATCAACTCCAGCAGAATCGTTCGAGAGGCCGCGTCGCACTCATCTAACCCATCGATGACGCAGAAGATGTGACGGTCGGATCTGAAAGCAACCTCAACTAGCAAGTTCCACAGTGCTTGAGGTTTCTCAAAGACTCGAGCGCCGCGATGCGCATGTCTCCTGCGAATTCTGTCGCTGAGGAAGTGGGGATGGTTCTGAAAGAGCTGAGTGAGGAGGCCTCGTAGAATGCCCTGAGCCGTGTTCCTCTGCGAGTCACTTGAGTCGCAGAAGAAGTACGCACAGGTGTTTGTGGGATTAGTCGCAAAGTTGCTTGTGAGTCTTTCGGCGAGATAGACACCCAATGTCGACTTTCCTCTTCCTGGAGTTCCAGAAAGCCATAGTACTTGCTGGTTTTCTGACTCTGGCTGAAGCCAGCTCTTGACTTCTGGCACATTCATAATCCATTCACAGGTCTTGGGCGCCCTTGGACCCTGCTGTGTTCTGAGCGCATCCTTTGCATATGAGGGATCCGACCAGATGAGATCGTTATAGAAAGCTTCAATCTGCTTTTCCTTGTCGGCGTCATCTATTGAGTCAGTATATTTAAACTCTTGTCAAGAGATGTGACGTCTTACTTGGAACGTGACGCGTTTCATAGCGCTTATGAGCAACAGTACTTGTGCTGGGCCACGGATAGTGTCCTAAGAAGCTATCCGGCGATAGAGGTCCTTCATCAGAGGCAGAGAACCGCGACCTCGAAGATCGCGGAGTGTCGTCTTttgctcttgagaagcccATTGTTCTGTCTGATTTAATGTGATATTGCGAAGATCAAGTTGCGAACGCGGTTCTCAGCCTGACTTCCATGTAATGCAATAG
Protein-coding regions in this window:
- a CDS encoding hypothetical protein (EggNog:ENOG41), which encodes MGFSRAKDDTPRSSRSRFSASDEGPLSPDSFLGHYPWPSTSTVAHKRYETRHVPNDADKEKQIEAFYNDLIWSDPSYAKDALRTQQGPRAPKTCEWIMNVPEVKSWLQPESENQQVLWLSGTPGRGKSTLGVYLAERLTSNFATNPTNTCAYFFCDSSDSQRNTAQGILRGLLTQLFQNHPHFLSDRIRRRHAHRGARVFEKPQALWNLLVEVAFRSDRHIFCVIDGLDECDAASRTILLELMEQTFHGPKPAVNLNLLILSRPSSKIYEYLGEFVHRDLDSFSQSKHDVEIFINQRVRHIAIKRGWSGTSTTQVKRVFQAKSEYNFHWVRLASESICKLRCAEDAIKFLKGLPNGSELHVPNAPINHKRDNFEHLGFGNTDEDREKHHARLKSPFVGAILTGRVEMLAFLLKKGEPLTTYTIRAAARWGTPGMLEKIMTLRQDEISRDQDLSCSAAECASVEMMDIIFDHPDFRWSDAAMIGAIRNERHGLQILRLLFELHGDDIELDEWMMESIASICHPKTMDYLLTQHGTRIEITPTVAEKAIENRQGPAMLRVLLKHRAHEGFVDEKLMTLALANTRCRPDFMAIFLEMPASQVRFTKQVVLAAIASPQKDTDDWVPEVLEMLLANRAADVDIDEEIVIETLCELGFPGLQVLFEHKDESVRITQPLLDAAASVCSARQFAVLAEKAEDEFKITQDMLINTTSNTRHGDRVLPVMLRYLKGSLTVGQDAIESFLKAGQIGFKGLLILLLRDRGCSVNLTRGALRSWIRDDQVCRGSLAFLFVALHSGWCKLSDDMTGSRLERLEELIKHYAELDDVRQVFAEAMERSKKEMRGS
- the PEP4 gene encoding saccharopepsin (EggNog:ENOG41~MEROPS:MER0000941), giving the protein MKGALLTAAALLGSAQAGVHKMKLNKVPLADQLATNSVEDHLQSLGQKYLGASRPKNAADYAFATNTVNVEGGHPVPVSNFMNAQYFSEITIGTPPQSFKVVLDTGSSNLWVPSQQCGSIACYLHSKYDSSASSTYKENGTEFEIHYGSGSLSGFVSNDVVSIGDLEIKDQDFAEATKEPGLAFAFGRFDGILGLGYDRIAVNGMVPPFYQMVNQKLLDEPIFAFYLDNQDGESEATFGGIDKSKFTGDIEYIPLRRKAYWEVDLEAIAFGDEVAEQENTGAILDTGTSLNVLPSALAELLNKEIGAKKGYNGQYTIECDKRASLPDITFNLAGSNYSLPATDYILEVQGSCISTFQGMDFPEPVGPLVILGDAFLRRYYSVYDLGKNAVGLARAK